One Amycolatopsis sp. NBC_00355 genomic window carries:
- a CDS encoding NACHT N-terminal Helical domain 1-containing protein, which yields MSGRPDHRGRRQVFDLPEKQVTGLNDRRKLRLLFTNLESRVADRLLPFLDVEFRALPEHERAAAVDAARETFDRAALTDDDLFATDLDTAFLYRFLVRTVPGLPRCRPVGTGSAVGPAKGLRRWPGVPQRPVDSGL from the coding sequence GTGTCTGGGCGACCGGACCATCGCGGCCGACGCCAGGTCTTCGACCTGCCGGAGAAGCAGGTCACCGGGCTCAACGACCGACGCAAGCTCCGGCTGCTGTTCACCAATCTCGAGTCGCGGGTGGCCGACCGGCTGCTGCCGTTCCTCGACGTCGAGTTCCGCGCTCTGCCGGAGCACGAGCGGGCCGCCGCGGTGGACGCGGCGCGCGAGACGTTCGACCGCGCCGCCCTGACCGACGACGACCTGTTCGCGACCGACCTCGATACCGCGTTCCTGTACCGCTTCCTGGTCCGGACCGTCCCCGGCCTCCCGCGGTGTCGACCTGTCGGGACCGGGAGCGCTGTCGGACCAGCGAAGGGCCTACGCCGTTGGCCTGGCGTTCCCCAGCGGCCAGTAGATTCGGGCCTGTGA
- a CDS encoding alpha/beta fold hydrolase, producing MIDHISVTTEAGSFDAIAAGPEDGRPVMLLHGFPEAAVEWEHQVATLGVLGFRAVAPDQRGYSPGVRPEPAADYRIDHLVGDVVAIADKLGWGQFDLVGHDWGGAVAWWTADAHPERLRSLAVVSTPHPAALSAAMKNDEDQYLRTQYMTEWRQTRVTERRMLENNGRALRDMFERRISPGKVDEYIQRLSEPGALTAALNWYRAGRPGGKIGKIDLPTLYVWSTEDVSFGSTAALDTGNWVTGPYRFEMLEDVTHWAPEEAPEAVTTLLVEHLNAR from the coding sequence GTGATCGACCACATCAGCGTCACCACCGAAGCCGGTTCCTTCGATGCCATTGCCGCCGGGCCCGAAGATGGGCGGCCCGTGATGCTGTTGCACGGCTTTCCCGAAGCCGCGGTCGAGTGGGAGCACCAGGTCGCCACGCTCGGGGTGCTCGGCTTCCGGGCCGTCGCGCCGGATCAGCGGGGGTACTCGCCCGGGGTGCGGCCCGAACCGGCCGCCGACTATCGGATCGATCACCTTGTCGGGGATGTCGTCGCCATCGCCGACAAGCTCGGGTGGGGGCAGTTCGACCTCGTCGGGCACGACTGGGGTGGGGCCGTCGCCTGGTGGACCGCCGACGCGCACCCCGAACGGCTGCGCAGTCTTGCCGTCGTCTCGACGCCGCATCCCGCCGCTCTCTCCGCCGCGATGAAAAACGACGAGGACCAGTACCTGCGGACGCAGTACATGACCGAGTGGCGGCAGACGCGCGTCACCGAGCGCCGGATGCTGGAGAACAACGGGCGGGCGCTGCGGGACATGTTCGAGCGGCGGATCTCGCCCGGCAAGGTCGACGAGTACATCCAGCGGCTGTCCGAGCCGGGGGCGCTCACCGCCGCGCTCAACTGGTACCGCGCGGGCCGGCCCGGCGGGAAGATCGGGAAGATCGACCTGCCGACGCTGTACGTCTGGAGCACCGAGGACGTCTCGTTCGGCTCGACCGCCGCGCTCGACACCGGCAACTGGGTCACCGGGCCCTACCGCTTCGAGATGCTCGAGGACGTCACGCACTGGGCGCCCGAGGAGGCACCCGAAGCCGTGACGACGCTGCTCGTCGAGCACCTCAACGCGCGGTAA
- the idi gene encoding isopentenyl-diphosphate Delta-isomerase translates to MDTATETETERVVFVTEDGVPTGETGPKLASHHEHTRLHLAFSCYVLRRSDQALLITQRAHDKKVWPGVWTNSVCGHPAPGESLEDAVRRRAAYEIGLPSLADLQCVLPKYRYRTPPFEGIVENEFCPVFAAWADTDPEPNPAEVGGWRWIPWRDYTELLNDKTANVSYWAKDQYAQLKGIAPFSNL, encoded by the coding sequence GTGGATACCGCGACCGAAACCGAGACCGAGCGCGTCGTCTTCGTCACCGAGGACGGGGTGCCCACCGGCGAGACCGGGCCCAAGCTGGCCAGCCACCACGAGCACACCCGGCTGCACCTGGCGTTCTCCTGCTACGTCCTGCGCCGCAGCGACCAGGCCCTGCTGATCACCCAGCGCGCCCACGACAAGAAGGTCTGGCCGGGGGTCTGGACCAACAGCGTCTGCGGGCACCCCGCGCCCGGCGAGTCCCTCGAAGACGCCGTCCGCCGCCGCGCCGCCTACGAGATCGGGCTGCCGTCGCTGGCCGACCTCCAGTGCGTGCTGCCGAAGTACCGGTACCGGACGCCGCCGTTCGAGGGAATCGTCGAAAACGAGTTCTGCCCGGTGTTCGCCGCCTGGGCCGACACCGACCCCGAACCGAACCCGGCCGAGGTCGGCGGGTGGCGCTGGATCCCGTGGCGCGACTACACGGAGTTGCTGAACGACAAGACGGCTAATGTGAGTTACTGGGCCAAAGACCAGTACGCGCAGCTCAAGGGCATCGCACCGTTCTCGAACCTCTGA
- a CDS encoding GGDEF domain-containing protein, whose protein sequence is MVAEDEGALRRAGGPRPPDLLRLHETVASLLATQGDWRRAYQHLRSALDIARDGSLRDALTSSYNRRYLDERLYGPLTGRQTARPRPPLGIALIDLDRFKRVNDTYGHLVGDRVLRRVADLLQEELPEDGFCARYGGEEFVLWLPGVDVGAAVRIVDAARVRVARHPWSELQPGLRVTISAGLAHDCATEPDAEPSPERQLRCADTLLYAAKRAGRNKVAYHDEQTTRLITHSE, encoded by the coding sequence ATGGTCGCCGAGGACGAAGGCGCGCTGCGCCGGGCCGGCGGGCCGCGACCGCCGGACCTGCTCCGCCTCCACGAGACCGTCGCGAGCCTGCTCGCGACCCAGGGCGACTGGCGCCGCGCCTACCAGCACCTGCGCTCCGCGCTGGACATCGCCCGCGACGGCAGCCTGCGCGACGCGCTGACGTCGAGCTACAACCGCCGGTACCTCGACGAGCGCCTGTACGGACCGCTCACCGGCCGCCAGACCGCCCGGCCGCGGCCGCCGCTGGGGATCGCGTTGATCGATCTCGATCGCTTCAAACGCGTCAACGACACGTACGGTCACCTCGTCGGCGACCGCGTCCTCCGCCGGGTGGCCGACCTCCTCCAGGAGGAGCTGCCCGAAGACGGCTTCTGCGCCCGGTACGGCGGCGAGGAGTTCGTGCTGTGGCTGCCCGGCGTCGACGTCGGGGCCGCCGTTCGCATCGTCGACGCCGCCCGGGTGCGCGTCGCCCGTCACCCCTGGTCAGAACTTCAGCCGGGACTGCGCGTGACGATCAGTGCCGGGCTTGCCCACGACTGCGCGACCGAACCGGACGCGGAGCCCAGCCCGGAGCGTCAGCTTCGGTGCGCGGACACCTTGCTTTACGCCGCGAAACGTGCCGGGCGGAACAAAGTCGCCTATCACGACGAACAAACGACTCGGTTAATAACCCACTCAGAGTAA
- a CDS encoding LCP family protein, whose product MPSRAELDPLTMTDEMEAIDEATQYRRKIDHTLARFSAAHDEGNAEEAKRRERRERLSPASLIESTRTALQRVVTPVAADEPEVDAAELAAQTRLQEKKLRKNERASRFGRIAAAVVAGLVFLGVGGAWGAQTYFDAKFTQISALDENSSDIQDAAAQANDENFLMVGSDTRDGAGAEEGVGTADSTPGARSDTVMVAHIPADRQRVVVTSFPRDLEIDRPDCQRWDPAQNKDTDEKVPGQKIAKLNTAYAVGGPPCITKVIQQITGLRINHFVGIDFNGFKEMVDAVHGVTVHNEIPIDDTILGKVLLETGDVTISGDQALNFVRARHVKGDPTSDYGRIKRQQAFIGALLKKVMSSDVVLDPGKLSDFITAFAKATFGDNLGVKQMMTLAQSMKGLDQSKISFLTVPTVGLPNTRGNEVLVRSKAKTLFDALRNNTALPDPNAPIPQSEQPPPTGSSKSSSSSKSSSSSKTTSKTSSSKKTSTTG is encoded by the coding sequence GTGCCGTCGCGCGCCGAGCTCGACCCGCTGACCATGACCGACGAGATGGAAGCGATCGACGAGGCGACGCAGTACCGCCGCAAGATCGACCACACCCTCGCCCGGTTCTCGGCCGCGCACGACGAGGGGAACGCCGAAGAGGCGAAGCGGCGCGAACGCCGTGAGCGGCTCTCCCCGGCTTCCCTGATCGAAAGCACGCGTACGGCGCTTCAGCGCGTCGTCACCCCGGTGGCGGCCGACGAGCCCGAGGTCGACGCCGCCGAACTGGCCGCGCAGACCCGGCTGCAGGAGAAGAAGCTGCGCAAGAACGAGCGGGCGAGCCGGTTCGGGCGGATCGCCGCCGCGGTCGTCGCGGGGCTCGTGTTCCTCGGCGTCGGCGGCGCGTGGGGTGCCCAGACCTACTTCGACGCGAAGTTCACGCAGATCTCGGCGCTCGACGAGAACTCGTCCGACATCCAGGACGCCGCGGCGCAGGCCAACGACGAGAACTTCCTGATGGTCGGGTCGGACACCCGCGACGGCGCGGGGGCCGAAGAAGGCGTCGGCACCGCGGACAGCACGCCGGGCGCGCGCTCGGACACCGTGATGGTGGCGCACATCCCGGCCGACCGGCAGCGGGTCGTCGTCACGTCGTTCCCGCGTGACCTCGAGATCGACCGGCCCGACTGCCAGCGCTGGGACCCGGCGCAGAACAAGGACACCGACGAGAAGGTCCCCGGCCAGAAGATCGCGAAGCTCAACACCGCGTACGCGGTCGGCGGGCCGCCCTGCATCACGAAGGTGATCCAGCAGATCACCGGGCTGCGGATCAACCACTTCGTCGGGATCGACTTCAACGGCTTCAAGGAGATGGTCGACGCGGTCCACGGCGTCACCGTCCACAACGAGATCCCGATCGACGACACCATCCTCGGCAAGGTGCTGCTGGAGACCGGCGACGTGACGATCTCCGGCGACCAGGCGCTGAACTTCGTCCGCGCGCGGCACGTCAAGGGCGACCCGACGTCCGACTACGGCCGGATCAAGCGGCAGCAGGCGTTCATCGGCGCGCTGCTGAAGAAGGTCATGTCGTCCGACGTCGTCCTCGACCCCGGCAAGCTCAGCGACTTCATCACGGCGTTCGCGAAGGCCACCTTCGGCGACAACCTCGGCGTCAAGCAGATGATGACGCTGGCGCAGTCGATGAAGGGCCTCGACCAGTCGAAGATCTCGTTCCTCACGGTGCCGACGGTCGGTCTGCCCAACACCCGCGGCAACGAGGTCCTCGTCCGCAGCAAGGCGAAGACGCTGTTCGACGCGCTGCGCAACAACACCGCGCTGCCCGACCCGAACGCGCCGATCCCGCAGAGCGAGCAGCCGCCGCCCACCGGCTCGTCGAAGTCGTCGTCCTCGTCGAAGTCGTCGTCCTCGTCGAAGACGACCTCCAAGACCTCGTCGAGCAAGAAGACCAGCACCACCGGCTGA
- the phoU gene encoding phosphate signaling complex protein PhoU — translation MREAYHVELEQLADNLAAMSLQVADAMERATRSLLEVDLSLAEQVISDDAKVDDARAECEEQAYALLALQAPVATDLRTVLAAIHAAESLERMGDLALHVAKAARRRHPEPVLPEAVKPYFAEMGEVAVKLARQTEVVIKTKDVEAAKTLESDDDQVDDIHRHLFTVLMDREWPHGVAAAVDVTLLGRFYERYADHAVSVAKRMIFVVTGKMPGYGSDDDI, via the coding sequence ATGCGTGAGGCTTACCATGTCGAACTCGAACAGCTCGCCGACAACCTGGCGGCCATGTCGCTCCAGGTCGCCGACGCCATGGAGCGCGCGACGCGGTCGCTCTTGGAGGTCGACCTCAGTCTCGCCGAGCAGGTGATCAGCGACGACGCGAAGGTCGACGACGCCCGCGCCGAGTGCGAGGAGCAGGCCTACGCCCTGCTCGCGCTGCAGGCGCCGGTGGCGACCGACCTGCGGACCGTGCTCGCGGCGATCCACGCCGCGGAAAGCCTGGAGCGGATGGGCGATCTGGCCCTGCACGTGGCGAAGGCCGCGCGCCGGCGGCACCCCGAACCGGTGCTGCCCGAGGCCGTGAAGCCGTACTTCGCCGAGATGGGCGAGGTCGCGGTCAAGCTGGCCCGGCAGACCGAGGTGGTCATCAAGACGAAGGACGTCGAGGCGGCGAAGACGCTCGAGTCCGACGACGACCAGGTGGACGACATCCACCGCCACCTGTTCACGGTCCTGATGGACCGCGAGTGGCCCCACGGTGTGGCCGCGGCGGTCGACGTCACCCTGCTGGGCCGCTTCTACGAGCGCTACGCCGACCACGCGGTGTCGGTCGCGAAGCGGATGATCTTCGTGGTCACCGGCAAGATGCCGGGCTACGGTTCCGACGACGACATCTGA
- the pstB gene encoding phosphate ABC transporter ATP-binding protein PstB translates to MAKRIDVKDVDIYYGKFHAVDNVSLSVPPRNVTAFIGPSGCGKSTVLRTLNRMHEVIPGARVEGDVLLDGENIYASAVDPVQVRRTIGMVFQRPNPFPTMSIRDNVVAGLKLGGTKNRKTLDEIGERALRGANLWNEVKDRLNKPGGGLSGGQQQRLCIARAIAVQPDVLLMDEPCSALDPISTLAIEDLIGELKKDYTIVIVTHNMQQAARVSDQTAFFNLAGVGQPGRLVELNDTEKIFSNPDEKATEDYISGRFG, encoded by the coding sequence ATGGCAAAGCGAATCGACGTCAAGGACGTGGACATCTACTACGGCAAGTTCCACGCCGTCGACAATGTCTCCCTGTCCGTGCCGCCCCGTAACGTCACCGCGTTCATCGGCCCGTCGGGCTGTGGCAAGTCGACGGTGCTGCGCACGCTGAACCGCATGCACGAGGTCATCCCCGGCGCGCGCGTCGAGGGCGACGTCCTGCTGGACGGCGAGAACATCTACGCCTCCGCCGTCGACCCGGTCCAGGTGCGCCGCACGATCGGCATGGTCTTCCAGCGCCCCAACCCGTTCCCGACGATGTCCATCCGGGACAACGTCGTCGCCGGGCTGAAGCTGGGCGGCACCAAGAACCGCAAGACCCTCGACGAGATCGGCGAGCGCGCCCTGCGCGGCGCCAACCTCTGGAACGAGGTCAAGGACCGCCTCAACAAACCGGGCGGCGGCCTGTCCGGCGGTCAGCAGCAGCGTCTCTGCATCGCCCGCGCGATCGCGGTGCAGCCGGACGTCCTCCTGATGGACGAGCCGTGCTCGGCCTTGGACCCGATCTCCACACTGGCGATCGAGGACCTGATCGGGGAGCTGAAGAAGGACTACACGATCGTCATCGTCACGCACAACATGCAGCAGGCGGCGCGGGTTTCCGACCAGACGGCGTTCTTCAACCTCGCCGGCGTCGGGCAGCCGGGCCGGCTGGTCGAGCTCAACGACACGGAGAAGATCTTCTCCAACCCGGACGAGAAGGCCACGGAAGATTACATTTCCGGCCGCTTCGGCTGA
- the pstA gene encoding phosphate ABC transporter permease PstA, with product MTSTLEAPATTPAFQQVSLARKVKNGLATTLVWLSFLIAVVPLVWVLYTVVANGIKRIPYTNWWSQDLGNYLSDEVGGGVLHAIIGSLLQGLVCAIIAVPIGMLVAIYLVEYGRGKLMKATTFMVDILSGVPSIVAALFIYALWITTFGLPRSGFAVSLALVLLMIPVVVRSSEEMLRIVPDDLREASYALGVPKWKTIVKIVLPTALSGIIGGIMMALARVMGETAPLLVLVGYSAYTNWDIFSGEQAALPLLMNNERVTNSMDPGSVGFDRIWGAALTLVLIIAIINLLATVFARLVAPKKK from the coding sequence ATGACCAGCACGCTCGAAGCCCCTGCCACGACACCGGCGTTCCAGCAGGTCAGCCTGGCCCGCAAGGTCAAGAACGGCCTGGCGACCACGCTGGTCTGGCTGTCGTTCCTGATCGCCGTCGTCCCGCTGGTGTGGGTGCTGTACACAGTCGTCGCGAACGGCATCAAGCGCATCCCGTACACCAACTGGTGGTCGCAGGACCTGGGCAACTACCTGTCCGACGAGGTCGGCGGCGGCGTGCTGCACGCCATCATCGGCAGCCTGCTGCAAGGCCTCGTCTGCGCGATCATCGCGGTGCCGATCGGCATGCTCGTCGCGATCTACCTGGTCGAGTACGGCCGGGGCAAGCTCATGAAGGCCACCACCTTCATGGTCGACATCCTTTCCGGTGTCCCGTCGATCGTCGCCGCGCTGTTCATCTACGCGCTCTGGATCACCACGTTCGGCTTGCCGCGCAGCGGTTTCGCCGTGTCGCTGGCCCTGGTGCTGCTGATGATCCCGGTCGTCGTCCGCTCGTCGGAGGAGATGCTGCGGATCGTCCCGGACGACCTGCGCGAGGCGTCGTACGCGCTGGGCGTGCCGAAGTGGAAGACGATCGTGAAGATCGTGCTGCCGACGGCGTTGTCCGGCATCATCGGCGGCATCATGATGGCGCTCGCCCGGGTGATGGGCGAGACCGCGCCGCTGCTGGTCCTGGTCGGCTACTCCGCCTACACGAACTGGGACATCTTCAGCGGCGAGCAGGCGGCGCTCCCGCTGCTGATGAACAACGAGCGCGTCACCAACTCGATGGACCCCGGCTCGGTCGGCTTCGACCGGATCTGGGGCGCGGCGCTGACGCTGGTGCTCATCATCGCGATCATCAACCTCCTCGCCACCGTGTTCGCGCGCCTTGTCGCCCCGAAGAAGAAGTGA
- the pstC gene encoding phosphate ABC transporter permease subunit PstC, whose protein sequence is MRPGDRIFQNLTTGAGIFVVALIGLIGVFLLIQAIPALQADKANFLFNHGWSTNDPANMSFGILDLLEVTVATSLVALIIAMPVSLGIALFLTHYAPKRLARPFAYVIDLLAAVPSIIFGLWGILVFAPAIEPFSQWINDTFSWFPLLAPGNVAPSVRGTIFTAGIVLAVMILPIITSLSREVFERTPTPHLEGALALGATRWEVIRTTVLPFGKAGYIGASMLGLGRALGETIALAVILLIPQGRNFDWSLFDGGSTFASKIAANYSEFNNEISAGAYIAAGLVLFVLTFLVNFAARSVIGKKGE, encoded by the coding sequence GTGCGGCCCGGTGACCGCATCTTCCAGAACCTGACCACCGGGGCCGGGATCTTCGTCGTCGCCTTGATCGGCCTGATCGGGGTCTTCCTGCTCATCCAGGCGATCCCGGCGCTGCAGGCCGACAAGGCCAACTTCCTGTTCAACCACGGCTGGTCGACCAACGACCCCGCCAACATGTCGTTCGGCATCCTCGACCTCCTCGAGGTCACGGTGGCGACGTCGCTGGTGGCGCTGATCATCGCGATGCCGGTGTCGCTGGGCATCGCCTTGTTCCTGACCCACTACGCGCCGAAGCGGCTGGCGCGGCCGTTCGCCTACGTCATCGACCTGCTCGCCGCGGTGCCGTCGATCATCTTCGGCCTCTGGGGCATCCTGGTCTTCGCCCCGGCGATCGAGCCGTTCTCGCAGTGGATCAACGACACCTTCTCGTGGTTCCCGCTGCTGGCGCCGGGCAACGTCGCGCCGAGCGTGCGCGGCACGATCTTCACCGCCGGCATCGTGCTGGCCGTGATGATCCTGCCGATCATCACCTCGCTCTCGCGCGAGGTGTTCGAGCGCACGCCGACCCCGCACCTCGAAGGCGCGCTGGCGCTCGGCGCCACGCGCTGGGAAGTCATCCGCACCACCGTGCTGCCGTTCGGCAAGGCCGGCTACATCGGCGCGTCGATGCTCGGCCTCGGCCGCGCGCTCGGCGAGACGATCGCGCTGGCCGTCATCCTGCTGATCCCGCAGGGCCGCAACTTCGACTGGAGCCTCTTCGACGGCGGTTCGACGTTCGCCTCGAAGATCGCCGCCAACTACAGCGAGTTCAACAACGAGATCTCGGCGGGCGCGTACATCGCGGCCGGCCTCGTGCTGTTCGTGCTCACCTTCCTCGTCAACTTCGCGGCGCGGTCCGTCATCGGCAAGAAGGGAGAGTGA
- the pstS gene encoding phosphate ABC transporter substrate-binding protein PstS, whose protein sequence is MKIMRPLSAVGIVASAALVLAACGSDPAATNSSSSNSAAAPAATGTADVACGGKSPLSAEGSSAQKNAIDIFTQQYSKKCSGQQVNYNPSGSGAGVKQFNANQIDFGGSDSPATGADLEAATKRCASPAWNIPMVVGPVAVAYKLSGVDKLTLTPSVIAKIFSGGITKWNDPAIKAVKGNESANLPDKAIQVVSRADESGTTDNFQKYLGAAAKADWTKGAGKKFNGGVGNGAQGSNGVATAVKAGDGAITYVEGAFAKDGLTPALIDSGSGGVELTSENVAKSLDSAKFLKDGTNDLALDLNGIYASNTPGAYPLLLTTYEIVCSKYANADVSKAVKAFLTVAATDGQQPLSAKGYVPIPQSLQTKVLAAVKAIS, encoded by the coding sequence GTGAAGATCATGCGGCCCCTGAGCGCGGTCGGCATCGTGGCGAGCGCCGCGCTCGTGCTCGCCGCCTGTGGTTCCGACCCCGCGGCGACGAACAGCAGCAGCTCGAACTCGGCTGCCGCCCCGGCCGCCACCGGCACGGCCGACGTGGCGTGCGGCGGCAAGAGCCCGCTCTCCGCCGAAGGCTCGTCGGCACAGAAGAACGCGATCGACATCTTCACGCAGCAGTACAGCAAGAAGTGCTCGGGCCAGCAGGTCAACTACAACCCCAGTGGCTCGGGCGCCGGCGTCAAGCAGTTCAACGCCAACCAGATCGACTTCGGCGGCTCGGACTCGCCGGCCACCGGCGCGGACCTCGAAGCGGCCACCAAGCGCTGCGCGAGCCCCGCCTGGAACATCCCGATGGTCGTCGGCCCGGTGGCCGTCGCCTACAAGCTCTCCGGTGTGGACAAGCTGACGCTGACCCCCTCGGTCATCGCCAAGATCTTCAGCGGTGGCATCACCAAGTGGAACGACCCGGCCATCAAGGCGGTCAAGGGCAACGAGAGCGCGAACCTGCCGGACAAGGCCATCCAGGTCGTCTCCCGCGCCGACGAGTCGGGCACCACCGACAACTTCCAGAAGTACCTGGGCGCGGCGGCGAAGGCCGACTGGACCAAGGGTGCGGGCAAGAAGTTCAACGGTGGCGTCGGCAACGGTGCGCAGGGCTCCAACGGTGTCGCGACCGCGGTGAAGGCCGGCGACGGCGCCATCACCTACGTCGAAGGCGCGTTCGCCAAGGACGGCCTGACCCCGGCGCTGATCGACAGCGGTTCCGGCGGCGTCGAGCTGACGTCGGAGAACGTGGCGAAGTCGCTCGACTCGGCCAAGTTCCTCAAGGACGGCACGAACGACCTCGCGCTCGACCTCAACGGCATCTACGCCAGCAACACCCCGGGTGCCTACCCGCTGCTGCTGACGACCTACGAGATCGTCTGCTCGAAGTACGCGAACGCCGACGTCTCGAAGGCCGTCAAGGCGTTCCTGACCGTGGCCGCCACCGACGGTCAGCAGCCGCTGTCCGCCAAGGGTTACGTCCCGATCCCGCAGTCGCTGCAGACCAAGGTCCTCGCCGCGGTCAAGGCGATCTCCTGA
- the mshD gene encoding mycothiol synthase, with the protein MSGDGGEWRQDLDEQQLGHVRQLLLAVREADGRPEVEPEGALPGEFDGGEHLVACVEDDVVGYAHLDTTGDSFGHQVAELFVHPAHRNRGYGAKLLQALDERAAVGFRVWAHGDHPAARQLALRTGLERKRELLILHAAVDGADWPEPALREGVSLRTFVPGQDEDAVVQVNARAFDWHPEQGALTADDIRADERRPWFDAAGFFLAEQNGEVIGFHWTKVHEATPGRFGGERVGEVYVVGVDPAAQGGGLGRALTLAGLRYLADQGLRQVILYVEGDNAPALAVYTKLGFTRHETDVQYGR; encoded by the coding sequence GTGAGCGGAGACGGCGGGGAATGGCGTCAGGACCTGGACGAGCAGCAGCTCGGGCACGTGCGGCAGCTGCTGCTGGCCGTGCGCGAGGCGGACGGGCGGCCCGAGGTCGAACCCGAAGGCGCGCTGCCGGGCGAGTTCGACGGCGGTGAGCACTTGGTCGCCTGCGTCGAAGACGACGTCGTCGGCTACGCGCACCTCGACACCACGGGCGACTCCTTCGGCCACCAGGTCGCCGAACTGTTCGTGCACCCCGCCCACCGCAACCGCGGGTACGGCGCGAAGCTGCTTCAGGCGCTCGACGAGCGTGCCGCCGTCGGGTTCCGCGTCTGGGCCCACGGCGACCACCCCGCGGCCCGTCAGCTCGCCCTGAGGACCGGGCTGGAGCGCAAGCGCGAACTGCTGATCCTGCACGCCGCCGTCGACGGCGCGGACTGGCCGGAGCCGGCGCTGCGCGAAGGCGTCTCGCTGCGCACTTTCGTGCCGGGACAGGACGAGGACGCCGTCGTCCAGGTCAACGCGCGCGCCTTCGACTGGCACCCCGAGCAGGGCGCCCTGACCGCCGACGACATCCGTGCCGACGAACGGCGGCCGTGGTTCGACGCCGCCGGCTTCTTCCTCGCCGAGCAAAACGGTGAGGTGATCGGCTTCCACTGGACGAAGGTGCACGAGGCCACGCCGGGCCGGTTCGGCGGCGAGCGCGTCGGCGAGGTGTACGTCGTCGGCGTCGACCCGGCCGCGCAGGGCGGCGGCCTCGGCCGGGCGCTGACGCTCGCCGGGCTGCGGTACCTCGCGGACCAGGGGCTGCGGCAGGTGATCCTGTACGTCGAGGGGGACAACGCCCCGGCGCTGGCGGTCTACACCAAGCTCGGGTTCACGCGTCACGAGACCGACGTCCAGTACGGTCGGTGA
- a CDS encoding winged helix-turn-helix transcriptional regulator produces the protein MSLDLLVLTAEADATSVLPALDLLPHTVRVRPPEVTALLDAGHRDVILLDARSDLASAKSLCRLLKGTGEDEASTPIIAVVGEGGLVAVSAEWRTDDILLPTAGPAEVDARLRLVTTRDGGSAQVDAELRVGELVIDEATYTARLKRRTLELTYKEFELLKYLAQHAGRVFTRAQLLQEVWGYDFFGGTRTVDVHVRRLRAKLGPEHEQMIGTVRNVGYKFERPAKGAPRGSVPAQAPAEAPADTPELAH, from the coding sequence ATGAGCCTGGACCTTCTGGTACTGACTGCGGAAGCGGATGCCACGTCGGTGCTTCCCGCGCTGGACCTGCTGCCGCACACCGTACGCGTCCGGCCCCCCGAGGTGACCGCCCTGCTCGACGCGGGTCACCGGGACGTCATCCTGCTGGACGCGCGCAGTGATCTGGCCTCGGCCAAGAGCCTCTGCCGGCTGCTCAAGGGCACCGGCGAGGACGAGGCCTCCACCCCGATCATCGCCGTCGTCGGCGAAGGCGGGCTGGTGGCGGTCAGCGCCGAATGGCGCACCGACGACATCCTCCTGCCGACGGCCGGCCCGGCCGAGGTCGACGCCCGGCTGCGGCTGGTCACGACCCGCGACGGCGGTTCCGCGCAGGTCGACGCCGAGCTGCGGGTCGGCGAGCTGGTCATCGACGAGGCGACCTACACCGCGCGCCTCAAGCGGCGCACGCTGGAGCTCACCTACAAGGAGTTCGAGCTGCTCAAGTACCTCGCGCAGCACGCCGGCCGGGTGTTCACCCGCGCCCAGCTGCTGCAGGAGGTCTGGGGCTACGACTTCTTCGGGGGCACCCGCACGGTCGACGTCCACGTCCGGCGGCTGCGCGCCAAGCTGGGCCCGGAGCACGAGCAGATGATCGGCACCGTGCGCAACGTCGGGTACAAGTTCGAGCGGCCGGCCAAGGGGGCGCCGCGGGGGAGCGTGCCGGCGCAGGCGCCCGCCGAAGCCCCGGCCGACACCCCCGAACTCGCGCACTAG